DNA from Planctomycetota bacterium:
CATCTCCGAGACGTTCCGCTCCATCCAGGGCGAAGGGAAGCTCGCCGGCGTGCCGTCGTTCTTCATCCGGATGAGCGGATGCAACCTCCGCTGCGCCTGGTGCGACACCCCGTACGCGAGCTGGAATCCCGAGCCGTCCATCCGGATGCTCGATGATCTCCTCGCGGAAGCACGGGGGTCGGGTGTTCGCCACGCCGTCCTGACCGGCGGCGAGCCCATGATGTTCGCGCAGATCGAGCCCCTCGCCGCGGCGTTGCGCGCGCATGGCATGCACATCACCATCGAGACCGCCGGCACCATCGACCGCGCCGTGGCGTGCGACCTGATGTCCATCAGCCCGAAACTCGCGAACTCCACGCCCCGCGAGGGCGACCCGCGTGATCCGGGCGGCACGTGGCGACGCCTGCACGAACAACGCCGCATCAACCTGCCGGTGCTCCAGGCGCTGCTCGACCGGTGCCCCGGGCGGCAACTCAAGTTCGTCGTCGCGCCGGGCTCGCTCGATGCGGACCTGGCCGAGATCGACGCCCTGCTCGCCCGCCTCCGCGGGTGGTCGCCCGACGACGTCCTGCTCATGCCCGAAGGGGTGACCCCGACGGACGCCGCGCCGCGGCGTGCGATCGCAAGTGCCTGTATGGAACGCGGTTGGCGGTACTGCCCACGCCTGCACATCGATCTGTTCGGGAATGTCCGCGGAACGTGATCAGATACCAATGGTTTTCATGGGTTTCGAACTCTTCCGCGCCGCCTGCGTCTCAGGAAGAGCGCATCTCAGCGAGCACAAGCATCAGAGGGTGAGGCGCGCGGGGCGACAAGGCCTCGGGCCGGTTCCCAAGGAACGACCATGACGAAGAACACTCGGTGGATGATTCCGGTGATCGCGGCTCTGACGAGCACGGGCGCCTGGGGGCAGCCGGAGATGACGCCCCCGGTGCCGGCGGCGGACCTGGCGTTCGCGAACAGCCTGTCGAACGCGTTCAAGTCGGTTGCGTCGCACGCGGAGCCGGCGGTGATCCACATCATGGCGCTGGCGAAGCAGCGCCGGGTGCGGTACGACTGGTTCGGCACGCCGATGGAGGTCGGCGAGGCGCAACTGGTGCCGGTGAGCCAGGGGTCGGGGTTCCTGATCGACGACCAGGGCACGGCGGTGACGAACAACCACGTGATCGCGGGGGCGAACGCGCTGCGCGTGAAGGCGGCGGACGGGCGCGAGTACGACGCGACGGTGGTCGGGCGGGATGAGAGCACGGACCTGGCGGTGATCCGCGTGAACTTCGGCGACACGCCGCAGATGGTGAGGCCGCTGAAGCTGGGGAACAGCGAGGCGCTCGAGGTGGGCGAGTGGGTGGTGGCGATCGGCTCGCCGTTCGGGTTTTCGAACACGGTGACGGCGGGGATCGTCTCGGCGAAGGGGCGGTCGCTGACGCCGCGGGAGACGGGGCGGACGTACGAGGACTTCATCCAGACGGACGCGGCGATCAACCCGGGGAACTCGGGCGGCCCGCTGCTGAACCTGCAGGGCGAGGTGGTGGGCGTGAACTCGGCGATCGCGTCGCGGTCGGGCGGGTTCCAGGGGCTGGGGTTCGCGATTCCCAGCCTGACGACGCGGGCGGTGGTGGACAACATCCTGGCGAACGGGCGGGTGGTGCGCGGGTGGCTGGGGGTGGAGCTGACAGACGCGCCGATGAACCCGCAGCGCGGGAGCGATCAGTCGCGGGGCGTGCTGGTGAGCCGCGTGGTGGCGGAGAGCCCGGCGGAGAAGGCGGGCCTCAAGGAAGGTGACGTCATCGTGCGGTACCAGGGGCAGTGGGTGAACGAGGTGCGCCTGCGCAACGCGATCGCGGTGACGCGCCCGGGCTCCAAGGCGGAACTGGAAGTGCGCCGGGCGGACAAGACGGTGACGCTCGCGGCGGAGGTCGGCGACTTCGCGTCGTCGGTGTCGGAGCTCGGCCAGGCGGACTTCGGGGACATGGGGATGACCGCGCGCACGCTGACGCTCGACGAGACCCGCAAGATGGGGTACCGCAACGTGCGGGGCGTGCTGGTGGAAGACGTGCGCCCCAACACGCCCGCGGCGAGGTCCGGGCTCGAGCCCGGCGACATCATCGTGCAGGTGAATCGCACCACCGTGACCAACGTCAAGCAGTTCGCGCAGCTCGTGAGCTCGTCCGACTTCGGGCCCGGCGCGCGGCTGGGTGTGATCCGCGGGAACCGGCAGGGCTACATCGAGTTCCAGCCGTAAGAGCAGGAACGGCTCGGAAGCGCGGGATGGTCACGGAAGAGCAAGGCATCGAGAAGAGGCTGAGGAACGGCGCTCAGGTTCCCGGCAGCAGGCCGAGTTTCCAGGCGGCGTAGACGGCGACGGGGGCGAGGGCGGCCGCGAGCAGGTCGAGGCGGAAGCCGGCGTTCATCATCTGTCGCATCGTGACGCGCCGGGTGGCGTAGACGATGGCGTTGGGGGGCGTGCCGGCGGGCATCATAAAGCCCAGGCTCGCCGCCACGACGATGGTGACGAGCAGCAGGGGCGGCGGGACGTCCATGGAGCGGGCGACGGCGAGCGCGACGGGCAACGCGGCGGCGGCGAGCGCGGTGTTGCTCGCGAACTCGGTCAGGATGATCGCCCCGCACGCGAGCACGAACAGCAAGACCAGCAGCGGCGCGCCCGCGAGCGGCGCCAGCGCGCCGGCCAGGGCGGCGTCCACGCCGTGCCGGCTCAGCGCGTCGGCCAATGACAGCCCGCCCCCGGAGAGGATGAGCACGCCCCAGGGCACGCGTTCGGCCTCGTGCCAAGTGAGCACGGGGCGGAAGGGTCGCAGCGAGCCGGGGAGGATGAAGAGCGCGAGGGCGGCGGCGATGGCGACGACCGAGTCCTTGAGCCGCGAGCAGACGTCGGCGATGAGCGTGCCCGCGAGATCCGGGGCGCGTGCGAGCGCGGGGGCGCCGAGCCAGCCGAAGGCCGCGACGAGGAAGGTGCCGAGGACGACGCGCTCGCCCATGGTCCAGGCGCCGAGGTCGCGGCGTTGGCGGGCGATCTCGTCGCGCACGCCCGCGCGGCTGGAGGGGTCGGTGCGTTCGGCGCAGAGGAGGGAGAGCACGCCCCACGCCGCGACGCCCATGATGAGCACGATGCACAGCCCGAAGCGGAGCCACTCGCCGAAGGACACGGGGCGGTCGAGCTCGCGCTGCATGAAGGCGGCGAACTGGGCCGTGGGAGGCGTGCCGATGAGCGAGCCCAGCCCGCCGATGCTGGCGCCGTAGGCGACGGCGAGGAGGAGGGCGGCGCCGAGGGGGATGCCGCGGCGGGCGCCGGGCGCGGGGGAAGCGATGATGCCCGCGATGCTGGCGGCGATGGGGGCCATCATGACGGCGGCGGCGGTGTTCGACACCCACATGCTCAGGAACGCGGTGATGGCCAGCACGCCCCCGATGAGCATGAACGGGGCGGCGCCGACCTGCGCGAGGGCCCACAGCGCGACGCGCCGGTGCAGGTTCCAGCGTTCCATCGCCTGCCCGAGGATCATCCCGCCGAGGAAGAGGAAGATCACGGGGTTGGCGTAGGGGGCGGCGGCCTGCTCGACGGTCGCGACGCCGAAGAGCGGGAAGAGCGCGATCGGCGCCAGCCCGGTCGCCTCGAGTGGCAGGGCCTCGGTCACCCACCAGAGCGCGATGCAGACGCCCAGGGCGGCAACGCGCCGGCCTTCTTCTGAGAGCGCGGCGCCCAGCAGGGCGTAGACCAACGCGCCGGCGACGACCCCCGCGCCCACGCGGAGGAAGGTGGCCCGCGCGGTGCGAGGCTCGTGCCCGGTCACGACGCGCTCCCGAACAGGCGCGGGCCGAGCACGGACACCCCGACGCCCAGGAACACGAGCGCGAAGCCGACGGCGTCGGTCCAGCGGAGTTTCTCGCGCAGCACGATGGTGGAGAACGCGACGAAGACCAGGAGGGTGATGGCCTCCTGGATGACCTTGAGCTGCGGGGCGGTGAAGGGCCCGCCGTGCTGGAAGTGCCCCAGCCGGTTGGCGGGCACCTGGAGGCAGTACTCGGGGAGGGCGATGAGCCAGGAGGCGGCGATGGCGACCAGCATGCCCCAGCGCGCCTGCTTGAGGTGGTAGTACCAGGCGGTGGTCATGAAGGCGTTGGAACCGAACAGGAGCAGGATTGTCCACAGGGCGCGCATAGGGGGGAGCATACCGCGTGCGGGCAGGAGAACGCCCGGGTGGGGCGGGGCGGGCCGGGCGCGGGAACGGCGGCCTGGCGCGCCGGGTTGACGCCGGAGCGGGATTCGGGCACACTACGCGACCCCGGGCGGACGGCGTTCCGGCGGGCGCGGCGGACGGCGGGAACCCGTACGGGCTCTCGTGCGGACGGCCTATGCTGGCCCCTTTCCGGGAGATGCGCGTCTGCTCGCGCGACGACCGGGGCGGGGCGCGACCACGGAATCGGAGCACGGATCATGGCATCCAGGACCAGCGGATCGTTCGGACTCGTCGCGACCTTGGTAGTTCTGGGGCTGGCGTCCCTGGGCTTCTTCGTGGCGTTCGTCGTGTTCTACGGCAAGCACAGCAGCGCCCTGCAGAAGGTGCAGCAGCTCCAGCAGGACCAGGCGGACGTCGTCCGCCCCGACGAGCGCAACCGCGACGACGTGCGAAACCTGGTGGAAGAAGCCAAGCGCGCCGGCAACAAGAGCCTGGTGGGCTACCTGGTCGAGAGCCAGGAGGCGATCATGGCCCGCGTGACGGGCTCGCGTCGCGATCGGCCCTCGGACCTGGCGAACAAGCTGACCGGCGTGCCCGGGGCCGAGTCGTCCTCGCTGCTGACGCTCCTGGACGCGCAGCGCGGGCAGGTCGACACGCTGCAGAGCCAGCTCGCCCAGGCCGACGAAGCCCGGCGGGCGGCGATCGCCAACCAGCAGGCCGAGGTCGCCCGCGTTGCAACGATCGAGAAGAGCCACCGCGACACGGTGAACGCGCTCACGGCGCAGGTGACGCAGTACCGCGACGAGATCGAGGCCTACCGCGCGGGCACCGACGAGTACAAGAAGAAGGTCGACGAAGAGCTCGACAAGGTGAAGCAGGCGGCGGCGGAAGAGGAGAAGCGCCTCGCCGACTCCATCCAGCAGCTCACCGAGTCGAAGCTGATCCTCGAGAACCAGCTCGCGGCCCTGCGCGGGCAGCGCAACCAGGGCGTCGTCCGCCCGGGCGATGAGTACGCGCTGGTCGACGCGGAGGTCATCGGCGTCGAGCCCGGCACGCGCCAGGTGTTCCTGTCGATCGGGCGCCGCAACAACGTCGTGCTGGGCATGACGTTCTCGGTGTACGCCACGCCCCAGGCGCTGCGTCCGGACGCCGAGGGCAACTACCCGCGCGGGAAGGCGACGATCGAGGTGATCAACGTCGGCGAGACGTCCTCGACGGGGCGCATCACCAGCGAGGTGCGCGGGAACCCGGTGGTGAAGGGCGACGTGGTGGCCAACGCCGTGTACGACCCCAACAAGCAGTACAAGTTCGTCGTCTTCGGCAACTTCGACGCGAACCGCGACGGGCTCGCGACCGAGCTCGAGCGTGCGGACATCGCCGCGATGATCTCGGCGTGGGGCGGGGAGGTCATCACCGACCTCACCGGCGACGCCGACTTCCTGGTGCTGGGTGCGGCCCCGCTCTCGCCGGTGCGCCCCTCGAGCGACGCCCCGCTGGAGGTCGTGCTCGAGTTCCAGCGCCGCGAGCGCGAGGTGCAGCGCTACCGCGACCTCGAGCGTCAGGCGCAGGCGACCAGCGTGCCGATCCTGAACGAGAACCGCCTGTACACCCTCGTCGGCAAGACCCCCTCGCCCTCGCAGGCGGCGCGGTAGCGCCCGCGAGCCCCGCCGCGTGGGCCGCACCAAGAAACACGCCCCGCCGTGGATCGAGTGGCCGGCCGCGGCGCTCATCCGATCGGCGATGTTCGGCCCGCTGGTGATCGGCCTCGACCCGGCTCGCCACGTCGCGCGATCGCTCGGCACGCTCTACCCGGGGCTGCAGCCCTCGCGCTTCCAGCGGGCGGTGCGCAACCTGCGGGACGCGTACCCGGAGTGGTCCGACGAGCAGGTGCGGCGCACGGCCGTGGGCGCCTATCAGCACCTCTTCCAGCTCGGCGTCGAGTTCATGTATACGCCCCGGCTCATCACGAGCGAGGGGTTCCCGCGACACCTGATCTTCACGCAGATCGGCGGCGCGCTCGAGCACATGCTCTCGACGCGGCCGTGCATCCTCGTGACCGGGCACTGCGGCAACTGGGAGCTCATGGGGTACGCCGTCTCGATGCTGGGCTTTCCCATGCACGCGGTGTACCGCCCGCTGGACCTGCGCCCGCTGGACCGCTGGATGCGCGAGACGCGCATGCGCCGCGGGCTGACGCTGGTGAGCAAGTTCGGGGCGGTCAAGGCACTCCCGCCGCTGGTGCGGGCGGGGTTCCCGATCGGGCTGGTGGCGGACCAGTCGGGGGGCGACCGAGGGGTGTTCGTGCCGTTCTTCGGCCGCCTGACCTCGACGTACAAGTCGATCGGCATGCTCGCGCTGCAGACCGGGGCGACGATCATCTGCGGGGCCTCGCGCCGCCTGCCCGAGGGCGAGGACCCGCCCCCGGGCGTGTGGCAGACGTGCCCGGGCCCGGACCCGCGCGAACGCTGGGGCGAGGGCAGCCTGCGCTACGTCATCGAGATCGTCGACACGTTCGGGCCCGACGACTACATGCGACAGCCCGACCCGCTGTACTACCTCACCGCCCGGTACCGGCGCGGCATCGAGACCATGGTGCGCAACGCCCCCGAGCAGTACTTCTGGATGCACCGCGTGTGGCGAAGCCGCCCGCTGCACGAGCGGAGCGGGAAGCCGTTCCCCGCGCACCTGCGGGCGAAGCTGGAAGCCCTGCCGTGGATGACGCCGGAGGCGGTGCGGGGAATCGTTGATCGCAGCGACGCGGATCGGGCGGACTTGGCGAGATTGCAGCGGTAGGAACGAGAGTTCGGCGATGATTCCGTGCCACTGACGTCCGCGCTACGCAAATGTCGGTGCGTGCTTCAGCGGGAGATCCCTGCACACTGACTTCCGGACGGAAGTGAGTGGCACGAGCTGTGCAGGGGTTGATGCCACCCGCCGTATCGCATCGGGAGTCTCCGGATATGAACTATGAACGGGAACGCCGCCGGAACACAAAGGCGGGAACAAGTGTGAACACGATCAGGGATGTCGGCGCGGGGATTGTGATGACGAAACCCTGACCGACGGTACCAGTGGTGTACCCGACGATGGTCAGGCCATCGGCGGAGACACCTGTTGCGTTGTACAGGGTCAGGCCCGGCGGAAGTTGCACGCCTATTCCCCCAAGATACTCGCTGAGCACAATCGGTCCGGTCTGCGGCGTCCAGATGGCGGCCTGCACATTCGCGCCGCCGACGACCTGGCCCACGATCACCGAGCCGTCATCGCTGGTGGCGCGGGCGGAGCCGCGAACAAATCCCGTCGGCAGACCGAGATTGGACGCGAGGCCGTCCTGCCACCGAATCGGGTGTCGACCGGACGTGCCGCCGAGCCCGACGATGATGCTCGCATCGGCGTTCATTCCGAACGCGATGGAGGACCCGGCGTTTGGCATCGATACAGGTGGCAATGCTCGCATCCCCAACTCGGATGTCCACACGAACGCCTCGCTCCCAAAGCCCGCACTCTCGCCGACGACGGTGTTTCCATCCGCGCTGACGGCGTTGGCCTGGCTGATGAAGTGCTCGCCGGGACGCGTGAAGCCCAGCGGCTGCATGCCGCCCGAGGGCGTCCAGCGGAACGCCTGCTCACCCTCGATGGTCGAGCCGCGGCCGAGCGTGCCGACGACGACCGAGCCATCGAAGCTCGCGTCGTTCGCGACGGAGCGCGTGTACGACTCAAGCACGCCCAACTGGTGCAGCACCCCCGTCTCGCGGTCGTACCGGTACGCGGTGGCGGGTTGCGAGGAGGGCGACGGGCCGTTGCGCCCAACGAGATACCGACCATCGCCGCTGATGCCGAGTGCGCCGGTGTTGGGTTGGAACCCGGGACCGGTAAGATCGATGCGGCCTGCATCCGCGGTCCAAGACCATCCGGGCCCGCGTCCGTTCGAGTTCGTGCTCCAGCCCGCGACGACCGACCCGTCGGCAGAGACACCCGCGCTGAGCGTCCCGGTGTACCCCTGCGGCAGGCCCACCAGCTGGAACGACTGCCCGCGTGCGGACGAGGCCACGCAGGCGACGAGGCCGGCCACCAATCGGGTTGTTCCGCACGGGCGCATCTGGCACCTCCAAAGGTACTTGGAGCTCCTGGAGGAACCAAGAAAAATCCACGGAGGAGGCCCGATAGTTTGCAGACTTCACGAGATTAACACGGAACTTCAATATTGGCCGCGTGGTAGAGTGTGGTACCTCGCGGGGGCGTTGCATCGCGGCGGCGGTGTGGACGCAGGACGCGGCAAGGGGATCGACCATGACCGAGACCGGGCGATTGGCGGACGTGAAGGTGCTGATCGTGGACGACGATCCTGACGTGCTGGAGTCGATGGACGCGGCGTTTCAGGCCGAGGGAGCGCTGACGCAGGTGGCGACCGACGGGAACGAGGCGGTGCGGATCTGCCAGGGCGAGGTGCCGGACCTGGTGGTGCTGGACATGATGCTGCCGCGGCGGTCGGGGTTTCTGGTGCTGGAGAAGATCAAGGGGTACGAGGACGCGCCGGCGGTGATCATGGTGACGGCGAACGAGGGGCGACGGCACGAGGCGTACGCGTCGTCGCTGGGGGTAGACCGCTATCTTCAGAAGCCGGTGCCGCTGGGGCAGCTGCTCGACGCCGCGGTGGAGATCATGGACGCGCGTGACGCGTCGACGCCCGACGACGAGGAGTAGCGCGGCCGGGAACCTCTCGTGGCGCGGAAGAAATCACGACAGATCGTGCTGATGGGGAAGGAAGGCGCGGGCGATGCCCCGCCGCTGGGGAAGGTGCGCGAGGTGCGCGACACGCTGGCGGGGTTCAACACGTCGGGCGACGGGAGCGCGCCGGGCGGGATGGGGCTCGAGCGGCTGTACGGCCCCGGGATGGTGGTGGAGATCCCCACGAGCGTGGAGCCGGTGACGCAGGTCATCGCGACGATGAACGACGAAGAGACGGCGTTCCCGGTGCTGATGAAGCTGTGCAAGTTGACGGGCTGGCGGATGATGGACGTGGAGTCCGGGCGCGTGCTGCGCGTGTGAGCGCCCGCGGGCGCGATGGAGCGGGCGGGTCCGCTCGCTACGATCGCGGCATGCCGACGTACGTGTACGAACTGCTGGGCAAGGACGGGACGCCGACGGGCGAAACGTTCGAGATCGTGCAGTCGATCAAGGACAAGGCGCTGACGAAGCAGCCCAAGACGGGCGTGCCGTGCCGCCGCGCGATCGTGGCGCCGGCGATCGCGGGGAAGTGGTCGGACATCAAGGGGAAGGCGGCGCTGTCGAACAAGAACCTGGAGCGCATGGGGTTCACGAAGTACGAGCGCAAGGGCGCGGGGTACATGGAGCGGGTGGCGGGGAAGTTCGGGCCGCAGAGCCTGGGCGGGGACGAGTAGCCCACGTCGGAGAATCGCCCGCGGCCGCTATCGCGCCGGGCCCCTGAGCGAGAGCGCGAAAAGCACGGCGAGCAGGGCGGCGGGCGGAGAGTTCACGTACGGCACGTCGAAGGGCAGGATGAGCACGACGCCCACGAGCGCCCATGCGGGCGAGGCGTCGAGCGGGATCGCGCCGGGCAGGTGCGCCAGGCGGACCGACGCGCGCAGCGCGATGAACGCGATCGAGACGAAGAGCGCGAGCCCGACCAGCCCGAGCGTGGCGGCGGCGTGCAGCGGCCCGTTGTGCGCCTGCGGGGCGATGTGGGGCGTGCGGGGCGCTTCGGCGCGCGCCTCGAGCATCGACCGCACCGCCTGCTCGTAGCCCCCCGCGCCGACGCCCCGCACGGGGTGCTGCGTCCAGAGTTCCCACGCCCACAGGGCGAACTGCACGCGGGCGCCGGTGAAGGTGGAAACGTCGCGCTCGACGATGACGCGGCGGACTTCGACCACGCCCTCGCGGATACGCCGCCCCGGGTGCTCGGACGCGACGGCGAGCGTGGCGCCCAGGGAAGCGAGCGCGAGCGTGATGCCCGCGCCGACGGCGAGGCGGGCGCGGAGTGGGCGCGTGCCCAGGCGCCAGCGCCGGAAGAACTCAAAGACGCCCGCGAACGCGCAGAGCAGCAGCCCCGAGATCATGGCGCCGCGCGTGCCGGTGGCGAAGATGCCCGCCCAGGTGAGGAGCAGCGCGAGGCGCGCACCCCACGCCGCGAGGCTTCGGGCGCGCAGCGCCACGGGCAGGTGCAGCCCCAGGGCGGCGACGAACATGTAGCCGCAGACGGCCGGATGCACCCACCAGCCGGGGTTGCGATCGGGGAAGTGCGGGTTGAAGTCGAGCGCATGCCAGCCCGCGGCGCGGACGATGGCCAGCGCGGCCTGCGAGAGGTTCGTGAGCAGAAAGCCGGCCATGAGCGCCACGATCAGCGCACGCCGGCTGCGCAGTTCGGTGTAGAGCGCGAGCGCGACCCACGCGAAGCGCGACGTGCCGAGTTCCCACACGCCCTTGGAGAGATCGGGCGTCCAGAGGAACGAGAGGGTGATCCACGCGGCCCAGAGCCAGATCGCCCAGAAGAGCGGCTCGCGCAGAATGGCGGCGGCCTCTCGCCAGCGCCAGGGAAGAGCCGCCAGGTACAGCACGCCCAGCGGGATGGGCCCGAGTTCGACCGCGACCATCGGGCCCGCGGCGCAGGCCGCGGCGAGCAGCGCGGCCAGGCGGCGGAGCGCGAGCAGGGCCCAGAACCACCACGCGCGGTGCATGTCCGAGGCGTCGGGCAGGCCCGTGACGCCCAGGGCGATGGGGAGCGGGGCGGGGCGGGCTTGTGGAGCGATCGCTTGTTCGGATTTTGAAAGGGTGCGGGAAGGAATGGCGGAGAGGATCGACACCATGCGCATCATGTCTGTCACAGCGAAGTTCCGCAACCCGAACCCGCCAGCCCCCTACAACGTCCGAAGGAAGGGAACACCCGTGCGCGGGGCGGCGCTGGCTACGCTTGCCGGTGGCGGGGGGTTTTCCCGGGAGGCTCGGCCATGAGCGACGTCCGGAAGGTGGTGCGCAAGGCGGGCGTGCGGCTGGCGCTGATTGATTTCGGGCGCGTGCTGGCGGTGGCGCTGGCCGGGGCGATCGGGCTGGTGATCGTGGCGCGCCTGGTGGAGCAGACATTCGGGCTGAAGGCGGCGTTCGCGCCGGTGTGGCCGCTGGTCGCGCTGTGGGGCCCGATCGCGGTGCTGGCGGGCTCGGTGGTGGCGGCGCTGGTTCGTCGGCAGCGGGCGATCTCGGTGGCGCAGACGCTGGACGAGCGGGCGGACCTGAAGGAAGCGTTGAGCACGGCGATGTACCTGGAGCGCGAGCGCGATCCGTGGAGCGTCGCGGTGGTGGAGAGCGCGCAGCGCACGGCGAAGGGCGTGGACGTGTCGCGGGCGATCCCGTTCGAGGCGCCGCGCCTGTGGCCGGCGCCGCTGGGCGCGGGGATGGCGCTGGCGATCATCTGGTTCGCGGTGCCGAACCTGGACGTGCTGGGCGTGACGGAGAAGAAGGTCGCGGAGGTGCGCCGGGTGGAGCGGGTCGAGGCGGTGAAGGCCGAGATCCAGACGCGCGAGGCCGAGATCAAGAAGATGCTGGAGAAGGCGAAGGTCCAGTTCGTCGACGAGACGGGGGACGTGAACGCCGAGAACCAGAAGCCCGAGATGGACGATCCCGAGGCGATCCAGCGGGCGGCGGTGCGGAAACTGACGGCGCTGACTGACAAGCTCGAGCAGGAGAAGGAGGGCGAGAAGGCGGCGCAGGCCGAGGCGATCCGCGAGGCGATGCGCCAGCTCCGCCAGCCGGGCGAGGGGCCGCTGGACGAGTTCTCGCGCATGCTGGCGCGGGGCGACTTCAACAAGGCCCAGGACATGCTGAAGCAGTTCGAGCAGCAGCTCGCCGACAACTCGATGTCTCCGGAAGCGCAGGAGCAGGCCAAGAAGCAGATGGAGAACCTGGCCAAGCAGCTCGAGAAGATGGGCAAGGACCAGCAGGCGCTCGCCAAGAAGCTGGAGCAGCAGGGCCTCGACAAGAAGAGCGCGCAGGAACTGGCGCAGAAGGCGGCGTCGGGGAACCCCGAGGACCTCAAGAAGGCGCTCGAGCAGGCGCAGAACCTCTCCGACGAGCAGAAGAAGCAGTTGATGGAGATGGCGAAGGCGGCGATGCAGACCCAGGCCCAGTGCCAGTCGATGAGCGAGGCGATGTCCAAGGCGGCCGAGGGCATGACCCAAGAGGGGCTGCAGCAGGAGGGCATGGAAGGGCTCGAGCAGCTCGCGGGCGAGCTCTCCGAGATGGAGATGATCCAGTCGGACATGGAGAACCTGGACGCGGCCCTGGACGAGGCGAAGAAGCAGCTCGCCGAACTGGCCGGGCAGTGCATGGGGGGCGACATGCCCGGCGACGGCCAGTCGGGCACGGGCCAGAACGGGTCGTGGCGCGAGGGCAACAGCCAGCGGATGGGGCAAGGCTCGGGCGGGCCCGGCAGGGGCAACGGCGCGAGCCCGGAGTCCTCGCCGATCGACTACACCACCGAGAAGGTGAAGGCGAACACGCAGACGACCGCGGGCCCGATCATCGGCTCGCGCCTCGTGTACGGCGCGCAGGTGAAGGGCGAGTCGGTCGCGGAGTTCGAGCGCGTGGTGGAATCCAGCGCGAGCGAGGCGGCCGAGGCGCTCGACAGCCAGTCCGTGCCGCGTGAGTATCACGACGCGGTCAAGACGTACTTCGGGCGCCTGCAGGAGCGGGTGAAGAAGGACACCGGCACGCGGCCCGCGCCGGCGACGCCCAACTAGCCTCGGCGGCGCGACGGGGCCCGGGCGGCGCGTGCGGGGGCGGGACCACCGGGGCCTCGCCACGCTCGACGGGCGTGTATTCTCGCGATCACATGGGACGCACCGCACGCATCCGGGAAGAAGTGCGCTGGAAACTCCGCGCGTGGTGGGACGCGTGGATGGCGCTCCCGCGGTCGACGCGCATCGGCGTGGCGGTTTCGTCGCTGGCGTTCGCGGCGGTGTGCGTCGCGCTCTCCGCCTACCTGGTGCTCGGCGCGCGGGGCGGGGTGAC
Protein-coding regions in this window:
- a CDS encoding O-antigen ligase family protein, coding for MMRMVSILSAIPSRTLSKSEQAIAPQARPAPLPIALGVTGLPDASDMHRAWWFWALLALRRLAALLAAACAAGPMVAVELGPIPLGVLYLAALPWRWREAAAILREPLFWAIWLWAAWITLSFLWTPDLSKGVWELGTSRFAWVALALYTELRSRRALIVALMAGFLLTNLSQAALAIVRAAGWHALDFNPHFPDRNPGWWVHPAVCGYMFVAALGLHLPVALRARSLAAWGARLALLLTWAGIFATGTRGAMISGLLLCAFAGVFEFFRRWRLGTRPLRARLAVGAGITLALASLGATLAVASEHPGRRIREGVVEVRRVIVERDVSTFTGARVQFALWAWELWTQHPVRGVGAGGYEQAVRSMLEARAEAPRTPHIAPQAHNGPLHAAATLGLVGLALFVSIAFIALRASVRLAHLPGAIPLDASPAWALVGVVLILPFDVPYVNSPPAALLAVLFALSLRGPAR
- a CDS encoding DASS family sodium-coupled anion symporter, producing the protein MTGHEPRTARATFLRVGAGVVAGALVYALLGAALSEEGRRVAALGVCIALWWVTEALPLEATGLAPIALFPLFGVATVEQAAAPYANPVIFLFLGGMILGQAMERWNLHRRVALWALAQVGAAPFMLIGGVLAITAFLSMWVSNTAAAVMMAPIAASIAGIIASPAPGARRGIPLGAALLLAVAYGASIGGLGSLIGTPPTAQFAAFMQRELDRPVSFGEWLRFGLCIVLIMGVAAWGVLSLLCAERTDPSSRAGVRDEIARQRRDLGAWTMGERVVLGTFLVAAFGWLGAPALARAPDLAGTLIADVCSRLKDSVVAIAAALALFILPGSLRPFRPVLTWHEAERVPWGVLILSGGGLSLADALSRHGVDAALAGALAPLAGAPLLVLLFVLACGAIILTEFASNTALAAAALPVALAVARSMDVPPPLLLVTIVVAASLGFMMPAGTPPNAIVYATRRVTMRQMMNAGFRLDLLAAALAPVAVYAAWKLGLLPGT
- a CDS encoding DMT family protein, encoding MRALWTILLLFGSNAFMTTAWYYHLKQARWGMLVAIAASWLIALPEYCLQVPANRLGHFQHGGPFTAPQLKVIQEAITLLVFVAFSTIVLREKLRWTDAVGFALVFLGVGVSVLGPRLFGSAS
- a CDS encoding FmdB family transcriptional regulator is translated as MPTYVYELLGKDGTPTGETFEIVQSIKDKALTKQPKTGVPCRRAIVAPAIAGKWSDIKGKAALSNKNLERMGFTKYERKGAGYMERVAGKFGPQSLGGDE
- a CDS encoding lysophospholipid acyltransferase family protein, encoding MGRTKKHAPPWIEWPAAALIRSAMFGPLVIGLDPARHVARSLGTLYPGLQPSRFQRAVRNLRDAYPEWSDEQVRRTAVGAYQHLFQLGVEFMYTPRLITSEGFPRHLIFTQIGGALEHMLSTRPCILVTGHCGNWELMGYAVSMLGFPMHAVYRPLDLRPLDRWMRETRMRRGLTLVSKFGAVKALPPLVRAGFPIGLVADQSGGDRGVFVPFFGRLTSTYKSIGMLALQTGATIICGASRRLPEGEDPPPGVWQTCPGPDPRERWGEGSLRYVIEIVDTFGPDDYMRQPDPLYYLTARYRRGIETMVRNAPEQYFWMHRVWRSRPLHERSGKPFPAHLRAKLEALPWMTPEAVRGIVDRSDADRADLARLQR
- a CDS encoding 7-carboxy-7-deazaguanine synthase QueE, which codes for MPLSLPISETFRSIQGEGKLAGVPSFFIRMSGCNLRCAWCDTPYASWNPEPSIRMLDDLLAEARGSGVRHAVLTGGEPMMFAQIEPLAAALRAHGMHITIETAGTIDRAVACDLMSISPKLANSTPREGDPRDPGGTWRRLHEQRRINLPVLQALLDRCPGRQLKFVVAPGSLDADLAEIDALLARLRGWSPDDVLLMPEGVTPTDAAPRRAIASACMERGWRYCPRLHIDLFGNVRGT
- a CDS encoding trypsin-like peptidase domain-containing protein, with the protein product MTKNTRWMIPVIAALTSTGAWGQPEMTPPVPAADLAFANSLSNAFKSVASHAEPAVIHIMALAKQRRVRYDWFGTPMEVGEAQLVPVSQGSGFLIDDQGTAVTNNHVIAGANALRVKAADGREYDATVVGRDESTDLAVIRVNFGDTPQMVRPLKLGNSEALEVGEWVVAIGSPFGFSNTVTAGIVSAKGRSLTPRETGRTYEDFIQTDAAINPGNSGGPLLNLQGEVVGVNSAIASRSGGFQGLGFAIPSLTTRAVVDNILANGRVVRGWLGVELTDAPMNPQRGSDQSRGVLVSRVVAESPAEKAGLKEGDVIVRYQGQWVNEVRLRNAIAVTRPGSKAELEVRRADKTVTLAAEVGDFASSVSELGQADFGDMGMTARTLTLDETRKMGYRNVRGVLVEDVRPNTPAARSGLEPGDIIVQVNRTTVTNVKQFAQLVSSSDFGPGARLGVIRGNRQGYIEFQP
- a CDS encoding response regulator, with translation MTETGRLADVKVLIVDDDPDVLESMDAAFQAEGALTQVATDGNEAVRICQGEVPDLVVLDMMLPRRSGFLVLEKIKGYEDAPAVIMVTANEGRRHEAYASSLGVDRYLQKPVPLGQLLDAAVEIMDARDASTPDDEE